A section of the Agarivorans litoreus genome encodes:
- a CDS encoding retention module-containing protein yields the protein MEQSIATSSATIVSIQGQAFAVDAQGNIRSLQPGDNIAPGELIITSQGAQLGFYYSDDQYVMGDNSATQLPEFDPSQTLSQLNAVNDLDVEALQQAILEGADPTELFEATAAGGTPASEGIAGGNGGFVTIDRIGEETIAQAGFDTQTPAPSSEFAITDNDAVEPSVASGVSNEPSSPAPSPDQAPTISLTAQAITEGAVDTNTVVATFSSSDPDGDVITHSLINDPQGFLIIDGNEIKLTEAGVTAVNDDQLNLTSLNITIQAEANGLTATDSADLSIARTDDGVTPPVDQGPSISVSAEALTEESVSTDTVVANFSSSDPEGDVQTYALLNNDDGYLVLDGNQVKLSDAGVAAVNNDTLNLSELEVSVEVTANGKTASDSDTASITRVDEGPSISVSAEALTEESVSTDTVVANFSSNDPEGDAQTYALLNNGDGYLVLDGNQVKLSDAGVAAVNNDTLNLSELEVSVEVTANGKTASANDTADVIRVNDAPTTSNVVLEPVAEDAVGGRVITEAELLANAGDIDNELADLSVSNLSLIGNGTLTNNNDGTWTYTPAENDDGSVSFSYEISDGEATISSGTADLDITPVNDAPTTSNVVLEPVAEDAVGGRVITEAELLANAGDIDNELADLSVSNLSLIGNGTLTNNNDGTWTYTPAKDDDGSVSFSYEISDGEATISSGTADLDITPVNDAPTTSNVVLEPVAEDAVGGRVITEAELLGNAGDIDNELADLSVSKLSLIGNGTLTNNNDGTWTYTPAKDDDGSVSFSYEISDGEATISSGTADLDITPVNDEPTTSNVVLDPVAEDAVGGRVITEAELLANAGDIDNELADLSVSKLSLNGNGTLTNNNDGTWTYTPAENDDGSVSFSYEISDGEATISTGTADLDITPVNDAPTTSNVVLEPVTEDAVGGRVITEAELLGNAGDIDNELADLSVSKLSLNGNGTLTNNNDGTWTYTPAENDDGSVSFSYDISDGEATISTGTADLDITPVNDAPTTSNVVLEPVAEDAVGGRVITEAELLANAGDIDNDLADLSVSNLSLIGNGTLTNNNDGTWTYTPAENDDGSVSFSYDISDGEATISTGTADLDITPVNDAPTTSNVVLEPVAEDAVGGRVITEAELLANAGDIDNDLADLSVSNLSLIGNGTLTNNNDGTWTYTPAENDDGSVSFSYDISDGEATISTGTADLDITPVNDAPTTSNVVLEPVAEDAVGGRVITEAELLANAGDIDNDLADLSVSNLSLIGNGTLTNNNDGTWTYTPAENDDGSVSFSYDISDGEATISTGTADLDITPVNDAPTTSNVVLEPVAEDAVGGRVITEAELLANAGDIDNELADLSVSNLSLIGNGTLTNNNDGTWTYTPAENDDGSVSFSYEISDGEATISSGTADLDITPVNDAPTTSNVVLEPVAEDAVGGRVITEAELLANAGDIDNELADLSVSNLSLIGNGTLTNNNDGTWTYTPAKDDDGSVSFSYEISDGEATISSGTADLDITPVNDAPTTSNVVLEPVAEDAVGGRVITEAELLGNAGDIDNELADLSVSKLSLIGNGTLTNNNDGTWTYTPAKDDDGSVSFSYEISDGEATISSGTADLDITPVNDAPTTSNVVLEPVAEDAVGGRVITEAELLGNAGDIDNELADLSVSKLSLIGNGTLTNNNDGTWTYTPAKDDDGSVSFSYEISDGEATISTGTADLDIIPVNDAPDAQDDDFANIASSETVLLDLVANDSDLEGDAISVKSIHGTDLTPGVAQSISVPNGVVNVSAAGVISYTASANSSGLVEFSYVLQDEHGAESSANVTGNVVSLVDDGAQVAESGLATGSDPSSASSLATGNLLANDDGLVDGLELSSVVYQGVPHTADANGVILIDTNQGQLSVYTQDYNGFSKGDYEYQLESASLAGDVVSESFNYVIANPASGFVTQATLDVNIVDDAPVGNDVSHSLESSPLLVTTNLVLVLDTSASMTNGEHGDGLNYLEIAVDALSNLIEQADAVGNVNVQIIGFSDSVISSGWIGDDVEDALTYLQNLSSGGGTHYDAALNEVIATSTSAQQPDADNTLLYFISDGEPNFGYGIDETVEYNGLNGLTAWDEFIRDNIDTSYGIGIGQADLEILRDIASESATDEFAFIVDDPNDLSVTIVESYLEAEVDASLGLLHTASTDGFMVGADDGYVSSIKVDNVTYTYDPNVVPEQEKNLSVTTALGGVLLLNFVTGAYSYELDVGGDGWGKQEKFEVSVTDYDGDSSSINIEINTVFEAVVDANRDVIITNQDGSSTISVPSLALLWNDTGDDISFDGVGTAVGGSVSGSDEILFDSDDGVGLGIHDSNFETEELSIIATAEDVSFVDFNGHDAVDLSDRSLFSLNDGNIPQIVSGGYSFTYQSELVNDNAPVTNADEDWIKVTLAKGEVLWANMATISGQERVKVDAFIYDAEGNLLVTDNGTTKFQEDWQGPRGSFTATEEGEYYIQIVADDDTDSGFYQMHLTIDASSAVYQKSALTDTQEEFEYSIIGDGGALDTTTAELIGVQGSSIDGGEGDEVLVGNEAANAIDGDAGDDALVGYAGDDQLDGGVGEDLLIGGQGNDILTGGDDSDMFAWLDGDDQGSSNDTITDFTLKDDSDPDNSPDVLDLSDLLQGETEASLESYLSFETVNNGGNVETIISIDKDGASNGESVHQTITLKDVDFSGMSDSEILSQLIEDQQLNVDN from the coding sequence CAACAAGCTATTTTGGAAGGAGCCGACCCTACCGAGTTATTTGAAGCAACCGCTGCTGGTGGTACTCCTGCTAGTGAAGGTATTGCTGGCGGTAATGGTGGATTTGTTACGATTGACCGTATAGGTGAAGAGACTATTGCTCAAGCTGGTTTTGATACTCAAACTCCAGCCCCTAGCTCTGAATTTGCGATCACAGATAACGATGCTGTAGAGCCTTCAGTCGCGAGTGGCGTATCAAATGAACCTTCGTCTCCAGCGCCTAGTCCTGACCAAGCGCCAACTATCAGTTTAACTGCACAAGCTATAACCGAAGGTGCCGTTGACACCAATACTGTTGTGGCTACATTTAGCTCTAGCGACCCCGATGGTGATGTAATCACCCATAGTTTAATTAACGATCCTCAGGGCTTTTTAATCATTGATGGAAACGAGATTAAGCTTACAGAGGCGGGAGTTACAGCAGTAAATGATGATCAGCTAAACCTAACCTCTTTAAATATTACGATACAAGCTGAAGCAAATGGTTTGACAGCAACCGATAGTGCCGACCTAAGCATTGCTCGCACTGACGATGGAGTCACTCCTCCGGTTGACCAAGGCCCAAGCATAAGCGTGAGCGCAGAAGCGCTGACCGAAGAGTCGGTATCGACCGATACGGTGGTGGCTAACTTCAGCTCAAGTGACCCAGAAGGTGATGTACAGACTTACGCCTTACTGAACAATGACGATGGCTATTTGGTGCTTGATGGCAATCAAGTCAAACTGAGCGATGCCGGAGTGGCTGCGGTTAACAACGATACACTCAATCTATCTGAGCTTGAAGTGAGTGTCGAAGTGACCGCCAATGGCAAAACCGCCAGCGACAGCGATACTGCCAGTATCACCCGAGTGGACGAAGGCCCAAGCATAAGCGTGAGCGCAGAAGCGCTGACCGAAGAGTCGGTATCGACCGATACGGTGGTGGCTAACTTCAGCTCAAATGACCCAGAAGGTGACGCCCAGACCTACGCCTTGCTCAACAATGGCGATGGCTATTTGGTGCTTGATGGCAACCAAGTCAAACTGAGCGACGCCGGAGTGGCTGCGGTTAACAACGATACACTCAATCTATCTGAGCTTGAAGTGAGTGTCGAAGTGACCGCCAATGGCAAAACTGCTTCTGCCAACGATACGGCAGATGTTATTCGGGTGAACGATGCGCCTACCACTAGCAATGTGGTTTTAGAGCCTGTGGCAGAAGATGCAGTGGGTGGCCGAGTGATCACCGAAGCCGAGCTTCTAGCCAACGCTGGAGATATCGATAATGAGCTAGCGGATTTATCGGTGAGCAACCTAAGCCTAATTGGTAATGGCACGCTCACCAACAATAACGATGGCACTTGGACCTATACGCCAGCTGAGAACGATGACGGCAGCGTCAGCTTTAGTTACGAGATCAGCGATGGTGAGGCCACCATCAGCAGCGGGACTGCCGACCTAGACATCACCCCCGTGAACGATGCGCCTACCACTAGCAATGTGGTTTTAGAGCCTGTGGCGGAAGATGCAGTGGGTGGCCGAGTGATCACCGAAGCCGAGCTTCTAGCCAACGCTGGAGATATCGATAATGAGCTAGCGGATTTATCGGTGAGCAACCTAAGCCTAATTGGTAACGGCACGCTCACCAACAATAACGATGGCACTTGGACCTACACCCCTGCTAAAGACGATGACGGTAGCGTCAGCTTTAGTTACGAGATCAGCGATGGTGAGGCCACCATCAGCAGCGGGACTGCCGACCTAGACATTACCCCCGTGAACGATGCGCCTACCACTAGCAATGTGGTTTTAGAGCCTGTGGCGGAAGATGCAGTGGGTGGCCGAGTGATCACCGAAGCCGAGCTTCTAGGCAACGCTGGAGATATCGATAATGAGCTAGCGGATCTATCGGTGAGCAAGCTCAGCCTAATTGGTAACGGCACGCTCACCAACAATAACGATGGCACTTGGACCTACACCCCTGCTAAAGACGATGACGGTAGCGTCAGCTTTAGTTACGAGATCAGCGATGGTGAGGCCACCATCAGCAGCGGGACTGCCGACCTAGACATTACCCCCGTGAACGATGAGCCTACCACCAGTAATGTGGTTTTAGACCCAGTGGCAGAAGATGCAGTGGGTGGTCGAGTGATCACCGAAGCCGAGCTTTTGGCTAATGCCGGTGATATTGATAATGAGCTAGCGGATTTATCGGTGAGCAAGCTCAGCCTTAATGGTAATGGCACGCTCACCAACAACAACGATGGCACTTGGACCTATACGCCAGCTGAGAACGATGACGGCAGCGTCAGTTTTAGTTACGAGATCAGCGATGGTGAGGCCACTATCAGCACAGGCACTGCCGACCTAGACATTACCCCCGTGAACGACGCACCTACCACCAGTAATGTGGTTTTAGAGCCTGTGACAGAAGATGCAGTGGGTGGTCGAGTGATCACCGAAGCCGAGCTTCTAGGCAACGCTGGAGATATCGATAATGAGCTAGCGGATTTATCGGTGAGCAAGCTCAGCCTTAATGGTAACGGCACGCTCACCAACAATAACGATGGCACTTGGACCTATACGCCAGCTGAGAACGATGACGGCAGTGTGAGCTTTAGCTACGACATTAGCGATGGTGAAGCGACCATCAGCACAGGTACTGCCGACTTAGACATTACCCCCGTGAACGATGCACCTACCACTAGCAATGTGGTTTTAGAGCCTGTGGCAGAAGATGCAGTAGGTGGTCGAGTGATCACCGAAGCCGAGCTTCTAGCCAACGCTGGAGATATCGATAATGACCTAGCGGATTTATCGGTGAGCAACCTAAGCCTAATTGGTAACGGCACGCTCACCAACAATAACGATGGCACTTGGACCTATACGCCAGCTGAGAACGATGACGGCAGTGTGAGCTTTAGCTACGACATTAGCGATGGTGAAGCGACCATCAGCACAGGTACTGCCGACTTAGACATTACCCCCGTGAACGATGCACCTACCACTAGCAATGTGGTTTTAGAGCCTGTGGCAGAAGATGCAGTAGGTGGTCGAGTGATCACCGAAGCCGAGCTTCTAGCCAACGCTGGAGATATCGATAATGACCTAGCGGATTTATCGGTGAGCAACCTAAGCCTAATTGGTAACGGCACGCTCACCAACAATAACGATGGCACTTGGACCTATACGCCAGCTGAGAACGATGACGGCAGTGTGAGCTTTAGCTACGACATTAGCGATGGTGAAGCGACCATCAGCACAGGTACTGCCGACTTAGACATTACCCCCGTGAACGATGCACCTACCACTAGCAATGTGGTTTTAGAGCCTGTGGCAGAAGATGCAGTAGGTGGTCGAGTGATCACCGAAGCCGAGCTTCTAGCCAACGCTGGAGATATCGATAATGACCTAGCGGATTTATCGGTGAGCAACCTAAGCCTAATTGGTAACGGCACGCTCACCAACAATAACGATGGCACTTGGACCTATACGCCAGCTGAGAACGATGACGGCAGTGTGAGCTTTAGCTACGACATTAGCGATGGTGAAGCGACCATCAGCACAGGTACTGCCGACTTAGACATTACCCCCGTGAACGATGCACCTACCACTAGCAATGTGGTTTTAGAGCCTGTGGCAGAAGATGCAGTAGGTGGTCGAGTGATCACCGAAGCCGAGCTTCTAGCCAACGCTGGAGATATCGATAATGAGCTAGCGGATTTATCGGTGAGCAACCTAAGCCTAATTGGTAATGGCACGCTCACCAACAATAACGATGGCACTTGGACCTATACGCCAGCTGAGAACGATGACGGCAGCGTCAGCTTTAGTTACGAGATCAGCGATGGTGAGGCCACCATCAGCAGCGGGACTGCCGACCTAGACATCACCCCCGTGAACGATGCGCCTACCACTAGCAATGTGGTTTTAGAGCCTGTGGCGGAAGATGCAGTGGGTGGCCGAGTGATCACCGAAGCCGAGCTTCTAGCCAACGCTGGAGATATCGATAATGAGCTAGCGGATTTATCGGTGAGCAACCTAAGCCTAATTGGTAACGGCACGCTCACCAACAATAACGATGGCACTTGGACCTACACCCCTGCTAAAGACGATGACGGTAGCGTCAGCTTTAGTTACGAGATCAGCGATGGTGAGGCCACCATCAGCAGCGGGACTGCCGACCTAGACATTACCCCCGTGAACGATGCGCCTACCACTAGCAATGTGGTTTTAGAGCCTGTGGCGGAAGATGCAGTGGGTGGCCGAGTGATCACCGAAGCCGAGCTTCTAGGCAACGCTGGAGATATCGATAATGAGCTAGCGGATCTATCGGTGAGCAAGCTCAGCCTAATTGGTAACGGCACGCTCACCAACAATAACGATGGCACTTGGACCTACACCCCTGCTAAAGACGATGACGGTAGCGTCAGCTTTAGTTACGAGATCAGCGATGGTGAGGCCACCATCAGCAGCGGGACTGCCGACCTAGACATTACCCCCGTGAACGATGCGCCTACCACTAGCAATGTGGTTTTAGAGCCTGTGGCGGAAGATGCAGTGGGTGGCCGAGTGATCACCGAAGCCGAGCTTCTAGGCAACGCTGGAGATATCGATAATGAGCTAGCGGATCTATCGGTGAGCAAGCTCAGCCTAATTGGTAACGGCACGCTCACCAACAATAACGATGGCACTTGGACCTACACCCCTGCTAAAGACGATGACGGTAGCGTCAGCTTTAGTTACGAGATCAGCGATGGTGAGGCCACCATCAGCACCGGGACTGCCGACTTAGACATCATCCCTGTGAACGATGCCCCAGACGCACAAGATGATGACTTCGCTAACATTGCATCATCAGAGACAGTTTTGCTTGACCTTGTTGCTAATGATAGCGACTTGGAAGGCGATGCAATCAGCGTTAAATCAATTCACGGTACAGATCTGACTCCTGGTGTCGCTCAAAGTATCTCAGTACCAAATGGGGTGGTTAATGTTAGTGCTGCTGGAGTTATTAGCTATACGGCGAGTGCAAATAGTAGTGGCTTAGTCGAGTTTTCATACGTATTACAAGATGAGCATGGCGCAGAAAGCAGCGCTAATGTAACTGGCAACGTGGTCAGTTTAGTAGATGATGGTGCTCAAGTTGCTGAATCGGGTTTAGCTACGGGTTCTGATCCTAGTTCTGCAAGCAGCTTAGCCACAGGTAATTTATTAGCAAATGATGATGGCTTAGTTGATGGTTTGGAATTGAGCTCTGTTGTTTATCAAGGAGTTCCCCATACTGCTGACGCGAATGGTGTGATTTTAATCGATACTAATCAAGGTCAGTTAAGTGTTTATACCCAAGATTATAATGGCTTTAGCAAAGGCGATTATGAGTATCAGCTCGAAAGCGCCAGTTTGGCTGGAGATGTTGTCAGTGAAAGCTTCAACTACGTCATTGCCAATCCTGCATCAGGCTTTGTGACTCAAGCAACTCTAGATGTAAACATCGTGGATGACGCACCGGTAGGTAATGATGTATCGCATAGTTTGGAGTCAAGCCCCTTACTAGTAACTACTAACCTTGTACTGGTGTTGGATACCTCTGCAAGTATGACCAATGGTGAGCACGGCGATGGTTTAAACTACCTTGAGATAGCCGTTGATGCCTTGTCTAATTTAATTGAGCAAGCTGATGCGGTTGGTAATGTAAACGTGCAAATTATTGGCTTTTCTGATTCGGTCATAAGTAGTGGCTGGATCGGTGATGATGTTGAAGATGCTCTAACTTACTTACAAAATTTAAGTTCTGGTGGCGGTACGCATTACGATGCAGCGCTTAACGAAGTTATTGCAACTAGTACCAGTGCACAGCAACCTGATGCCGATAATACACTGTTGTATTTTATTTCTGATGGTGAGCCAAACTTTGGCTATGGGATTGATGAAACTGTTGAATACAATGGCTTAAATGGTTTAACGGCTTGGGATGAGTTTATACGCGATAATATTGATACCAGCTACGGGATTGGTATTGGTCAAGCTGATCTAGAAATTCTTAGAGATATTGCTTCAGAATCTGCTACTGATGAGTTTGCTTTTATTGTTGATGATCCAAATGATTTATCGGTAACAATAGTAGAGAGTTACCTAGAGGCTGAAGTTGATGCATCGCTCGGTTTACTTCATACCGCTTCTACGGATGGATTTATGGTGGGTGCTGATGATGGTTACGTAAGCTCTATCAAAGTAGACAACGTAACATATACCTATGATCCTAACGTCGTTCCCGAACAAGAGAAAAACTTAAGTGTTACTACTGCATTAGGCGGAGTACTGCTGCTTAACTTTGTTACTGGTGCGTATTCTTATGAGCTTGATGTGGGCGGTGATGGATGGGGCAAACAAGAGAAATTTGAAGTAAGTGTTACTGATTATGATGGTGATAGCAGCTCTATTAACATTGAAATAAACACTGTATTTGAAGCAGTGGTTGATGCTAACCGAGATGTGATCATTACTAACCAAGATGGTAGCAGCACCATAAGCGTGCCAAGTCTGGCACTACTTTGGAACGATACTGGGGACGATATCAGTTTTGATGGAGTAGGCACTGCCGTTGGTGGCTCGGTAAGTGGTAGTGATGAAATTTTGTTTGATTCTGATGATGGAGTCGGCTTAGGTATTCACGATAGCAACTTTGAAACCGAAGAGTTATCGATTATCGCAACTGCTGAAGATGTAAGCTTTGTTGATTTTAATGGCCACGATGCAGTGGACTTAAGTGACCGTTCTCTATTTAGCTTAAATGACGGGAATATTCCTCAAATTGTATCGGGAGGCTATTCATTCACCTACCAAAGTGAGTTGGTAAATGATAACGCTCCAGTGACTAATGCCGATGAAGATTGGATTAAAGTTACTTTAGCCAAAGGTGAAGTGCTGTGGGCAAATATGGCCACTATTTCTGGTCAAGAAAGAGTCAAAGTAGATGCTTTCATTTATGATGCAGAGGGGAATCTTTTAGTCACTGATAACGGTACTACCAAATTCCAAGAAGATTGGCAGGGACCTAGAGGTAGCTTTACTGCAACCGAAGAAGGTGAATATTACATACAAATCGTTGCCGATGATGACACCGATAGCGGTTTTTACCAGATGCACCTAACCATTGATGCCAGCAGTGCTGTTTATCAAAAATCAGCGCTTACCGATACCCAAGAGGAATTTGAATACAGCATCATAGGTGATGGTGGTGCCTTAGATACTACCACTGCAGAGCTTATTGGTGTTCAAGGTAGCTCAATTGATGGTGGCGAGGGTGATGAAGTACTTGTAGGCAATGAGGCGGCTAATGCTATCGATGGTGATGCCGGAGATGACGCCTTAGTTGGTTATGCGGGTGACGACCAGCTTGATGGTGGTGTTGGAGAAGACTTGCTGATAGGTGGCCAAGGTAATGATATTCTTACCGGTGGCGACGACAGTGACATGTTTGCTTGGTTAGATGGTGATGATCAAGGTAGCAGCAATGACACAATTACCGACTTCACGCTAAAGGATGATAGTGATCCAGATAATTCGCCTGACGTGCTTGATTTAAGTGATTTGCTGCAAGGTGAAACAGAGGCAAGCTTAGAATCTTATTTGTCTTTTGAAACCGTCAATAATGGCGGTAATGTTGAGACGATTATCTCAATCGATAAAGACGGCGCCAGCAATGGTGAAAGTGTTCATCAAACTATTACCCTTAAAGATGTAGACTTCTCAGGCATGAGCGATAGTGAAATTTTGAGCCAATTAATTGAAGATCAACAGCTTAATGTAGATAACTAG
- a CDS encoding type I secretion system permease/ATPase: MQDANPQQQYRDLDLTAERTDPLLSSLVFLSKYYGKPFSARALSAGLPLEEGLLTPALLPRAALRAGMDASIVKKPINKIPELLLPCILLLKDGRSCVLLSRTEEDIEVAWPELPDSHEHIPLDKLEPDYTGFCCYVRKRYRFDARSPESLSNKQGHWFWNTLRRSAPIYRDALVASLFLNLFAIASPLFVMNVYDRVVPNSAIDTLWVLTAGMALVLVFDFALKQMRAYTLDLAAKKSDILLSARIFEKLLNIKAEVRPPSVGAFAKNVQEFDSIREFVTSSTIAALVDVPFSLLFLLVIAMVAGPLALVPAGAALLMLLYSFYIKRKMHQEVELGSRFASQKNAHLIESLNGIESLKLAGAESQFQHKWEELVGNIATWNMAIRKLATSVGNVNAFVSQSTTVLIVVVGVFQISQGELSMGGLVAAVMLTGRALVPFSQVSLLATRYNQAQSALENLEDIMQLPDENLERYMHRSHFDGAISFTDVSFTYPGSDQQVLKNVSFSLKAKEKVAIIGKIGAGKTSLEKVLLGFYTPQHGAIRLDGVDLNQISPADIRQKMGCLPQDINLFFGSIRENITLGVPHIEDELIFRAAELAGVTQFTDVDPEGLDRQVGERGQYLSGGQRQAVALARALLFNPPVLVLDEPTSSMDAYSENFVKERLKKVAEDKTFILITHKMSMLDLVDRIIVLERGQVVADGSKAEVLELLRSGKVRAPNE, from the coding sequence GTGCAGGACGCTAACCCACAGCAGCAATATCGTGATTTAGATTTAACCGCAGAAAGAACAGACCCTTTACTGAGTAGTTTAGTATTTTTATCTAAGTATTACGGTAAACCTTTCTCTGCGCGCGCTCTCTCTGCTGGCCTGCCTCTAGAGGAAGGCTTGCTAACACCTGCCTTATTGCCTCGTGCCGCTTTGCGTGCCGGTATGGACGCCTCTATTGTTAAAAAGCCAATTAACAAAATACCTGAATTGCTCTTACCTTGCATTTTGCTGTTAAAAGATGGTCGTTCTTGTGTGCTGCTTTCACGAACTGAAGAAGACATAGAAGTGGCTTGGCCGGAACTTCCCGATAGTCATGAACATATTCCTTTAGATAAACTAGAGCCAGATTACACCGGCTTTTGCTGCTATGTTCGTAAGCGTTATCGCTTTGATGCTCGTTCTCCAGAGTCATTAAGCAATAAGCAAGGTCATTGGTTTTGGAATACGCTGCGTCGCTCAGCGCCCATTTATCGCGATGCCTTAGTCGCTTCCTTGTTTCTTAATTTGTTTGCGATAGCCTCTCCACTGTTTGTTATGAACGTCTATGACCGTGTGGTACCTAACTCGGCGATTGATACCTTATGGGTACTTACCGCAGGAATGGCCTTGGTGCTGGTGTTTGATTTTGCCCTGAAACAGATGCGCGCATATACCCTAGACTTAGCGGCGAAAAAGTCTGATATTTTGCTCTCTGCGCGGATCTTCGAAAAACTACTCAACATCAAAGCAGAAGTGCGGCCGCCTTCGGTGGGGGCTTTTGCTAAGAATGTGCAAGAGTTTGATTCTATTAGGGAGTTTGTCACCTCCTCAACCATCGCGGCCTTGGTTGATGTACCCTTTTCCTTGTTGTTCTTATTGGTCATCGCCATGGTGGCTGGGCCATTAGCTCTGGTGCCCGCAGGTGCGGCTTTGTTAATGCTACTTTATTCTTTTTATATTAAACGCAAAATGCATCAAGAAGTTGAATTGGGTAGTCGCTTTGCCAGCCAAAAAAATGCCCATCTGATCGAAAGCCTAAATGGCATTGAATCCTTGAAATTAGCTGGGGCCGAGAGTCAGTTTCAACACAAGTGGGAAGAGCTAGTAGGTAACATCGCCACTTGGAACATGGCTATTCGCAAGCTAGCCACATCGGTAGGTAACGTTAACGCCTTTGTCTCACAAAGTACCACGGTATTGATAGTGGTTGTTGGGGTATTCCAAATCTCTCAAGGTGAGTTATCGATGGGCGGCTTGGTTGCTGCTGTTATGCTTACTGGTCGCGCCTTAGTGCCATTCTCTCAAGTTTCTCTACTCGCAACACGTTATAACCAAGCACAATCTGCATTAGAAAATCTCGAAGATATTATGCAATTGCCCGATGAGAATTTAGAGCGTTATATGCATCGTTCTCATTTCGACGGAGCAATCAGTTTTACGGATGTGAGCTTTACCTATCCTGGTAGCGATCAGCAAGTACTTAAGAATGTAAGCTTCTCTCTAAAAGCCAAAGAAAAAGTTGCGATTATTGGCAAAATTGGCGCTGGAAAAACTAGTTTAGAGAAAGTCTTGCTGGGGTTCTATACACCTCAGCATGGTGCTATTCGCCTCGATGGTGTGGATCTTAACCAAATTAGCCCTGCTGATATTCGACAGAAAATGGGCTGTTTACCGCAAGACATCAATCTGTTTTTTGGCTCTATTCGTGAAAACATCACCTTAGGTGTGCCGCATATTGAAGATGAGTTAATCTTCCGAGCTGCTGAATTGGCTGGTGTTACTCAATTTACCGATGTGGACCCAGAAGGCTTAGACAGACAAGTCGGTGAACGGGGTCAATATCTGTCGGGTGGGCAGCGCCAAGCTGTCGCCTTAGCACGAGCACTGTTGTTTAATCCGCCAGTATTGGTATTGGATGAACCAACCAGCAGCATGGATGCCTATTCGGAAAATTTCGTCAAAGAACGTTTGAAGAAAGTGGCCGAAGATAAAACTTTTATTTTAATTACCCACAAAATGTCGATGCTGGATTTAGTGGATCGGATTATTGTACTAGAACGAGGCCAAGTGGTTGCCGATGGCAGCAAAGCAGAAGTGCTAGAGTTATTGCGTAGTGGTAAAGTGAGGGCGCCAAATGAGTAA